TATTGTTTCGATTTTATTGCTGTTCTTTTTGAACATAACCAACTTTTCTTTCAGTAAAAAAATAGCCCGAGCAGCATCGCCACTCGGACTATAGATTTAACCATATCAAAGTTAAAAACCCAATTGTCTAACGTCAGAATATGGGAAGGATTTTCCTTTAACGTTAGATATATCGCTTATTAAGTGAACGCTTGCCTCAAAAGTGCATACTCAGCGAACAATCCCATCCTCGCTGAGCCAAATTTAATTGGCAAAATCGCTCAAAAAAGCCATTAACGAGTCTTAATCACTAATTGGTTCGTTTGTTTAACTTCTTCCATTACTACGTAAGTACGTGTGTCATTCACACCAGGCAAACGTAGCAGTGTGTCACCAAGTAGTTTACGGTACGCACCCATATCAGCTACACGAGTCTTCAATAGGTAGTCAAAATCACCAGAAACAAGGTGGCACTCTTGAATATCATCGAGTTTTTGCACCGCAGTATTAAATTGCTCAAACACATCTGGTGCACCGCGGTTTAACGTGATTTCTACAAAAACTAATAGAGAGGCATCGAGATATTGAGGGTTAAGTAACGCGGTATAACCGGTAATATAACCTTGACGCTCTAGACGTCGAACACGTTCTAAACATGGCGTTGGTGATAGACCAACACGTTTAGAAAGTTCTACGTTTGAAATACGACCATCTTTTTGCAACTCATTAAGAATGTTGCGATCGATACGGTCTAGATCCTTGGACGGCTTCTTATTGTTGTCTGCCATGTTTTATTCCACCTTTTTACTTCCTTGCAAATACATACACTACATCTTTTAAATATTTAGCAACCAATGTTAAACATTTGACTGTATACTAGATATTAACTCGACAATACTACCCTACATAGTTATTACAACCAAAAACTAATGAGGAGTCAGGATGATCATTGGCGTACCTAAGGAAATTAAGAACCACGAATACCGTGTCGGCATGATCCCAGCAAGCGTTCGCGAGCTCGTATCTCAAGGCCACCAAGTTTTAGTTGAAACCCAAGCCGGGGCAGGCATCGGATTTTCCGACGATGATTACATCGCTGTAGGCGCATCCATTCTTCCTACTGCTACAGACGTTTTCGCGCAAGCTGAAATGATTGTAAAGGTAAAAGAGCCTCAAGCAATCGAGCGAGCCATGCTGCGAGAAGGACAGATATTATTTACATATCTCCACCTAGCACCAGATTTTCCACAAACTGATGAGCTAATCAAGAGCAAAGCCGTCTGTATAGCCTATGAGACTGTAACAGATAATATGGGTCGCTTACCACTATTAGCACCAATGTCTGAAGTTGCTGGTCGTATGTCAATACAAGCTGGGGCACAAACCCTAGAAAAATCTCATGGTGGCTGCGGCCTCTTGCTTGGCGGGGTTCCTGGCGTAGAACCGGCTAAGATTGTCGTCATTGGTGGTGGTGTTGTAGGTGCAAACGCCGCAAGAATGGCCGTTGGTTTGCGTGCTGATGTAACGATTCTTGATCGAAATATCGACACACTTCGCAAATTAGACGAAGAGTTTCAAGGTCGGGCAAAAGTTGTTTATTCAACAGAAGATGCTATCGAGAAGCACGTTCTCGCCGCCGATTTAGTGATTGGTGCTGTTTTGATCCCTGGAGCCGCTGCGCCGAAACTCGTTACCAAAGCGCATATTGCAAAAATGAAACCAGGGGCAGCCATTGTCGATGTGGCGATAGATCAAGGCGGCTGCTTTGAAACTTCTCACGCTACGACCCATGCAGACCCAACTTATATCATCGATGATGTGGTGCATTACTGCGTAGCCAACATGCCTGGTGCGGTAGCACGAACGTCTACCTTTGCGCTAAACAACGCAACATTACCTTATATCGTCAAACTGGCTAATAAAGGCTATCGCCAAGCGCTACTCGAAGACCAAGGATTCCTCGAAGGCTTGAACGTAATACATGGAAAAGTCACTTGTAGAGAAGTGGCAGAGACATTCAACCTCGAATACGTAGAGGCTGAAAAAGCAATTGCTATGCACAGCTAGGAAATAGAACTTCTAAGTGCAGAAGGCGTGAACACAACGCGTATCACGTAGTCGTGAGATACGAAAAAGGTTGGCATTAGCCAACCTTTTTGTTTATTCGTATTTATTTGAGGGTGAGGCTGAGCCGAGCTGCCTATCCTCTTAAACACTCCACGTTAGAACCATCTCTCTAACGATGTCTTATCCAACTGACGAAATGCACGGTTAAGAAGTTGCGCCAATTCTTTGTAGCGCGGACGCGATTTCATCGGTTCTAACGCAAAACCACTTTCAACAATCTTATGGTGAATTTCTCGGTACCACCCAGCGAGTGCTGGAGGTAACTGTGTATTTGAGCGATTACCTAACCACCACATACCTTGCACCGGCATACTGATAGCAAACAATGCAACAATCACTGCCTGAGGCAACGCTTGGAAATTAGAAAAGGCCATTTGAGTCAACACACTGATAGCCGCGACTGCTGGCATCACTTTCATGCCAAAGCGAGTGGCTTTGATGATGCGCTGCTCTGGAAACAGTTGCGCAAGCTCTTTTCGCATCGGCCAAGTATCCATGTACTTTTGACCGTCACGTAAGCTGTGAACGATACCGACTTTATTATTCATAATACTTTCTCACTTCCAGTTTAGGGCGACTCACTAAAAAGAGTTGAAAGATTCAACTAAACGCGTAAAATTTGACTAAAGTTAATATTCTTTCAAAATTTTTTGTTATATTGCTTTATTATCGCTATCCTTGGCACACCCTCAATCTCATTGTTGCTCTTATTTACAATTTAGGCAACTGTGAGGTTCGTCTGCAAGGATTGCACAAGTTGATTGCTTGGTAAAGCAACCTCCTTTTTATATACGGATTTAAAGTTTTTTAGTTGCAAGTAGTACGCAGTTAATAGAAGACTCGTCTATTCTTGTGATTGATTTTCATCCTAACTGATTTTGATATCTAATGATTGAAAATCAGA
Above is a window of Vibrio taketomensis DNA encoding:
- the lrp gene encoding leucine-responsive transcriptional regulator Lrp yields the protein MADNNKKPSKDLDRIDRNILNELQKDGRISNVELSKRVGLSPTPCLERVRRLERQGYITGYTALLNPQYLDASLLVFVEITLNRGAPDVFEQFNTAVQKLDDIQECHLVSGDFDYLLKTRVADMGAYRKLLGDTLLRLPGVNDTRTYVVMEEVKQTNQLVIKTR
- the ald gene encoding alanine dehydrogenase produces the protein MIIGVPKEIKNHEYRVGMIPASVRELVSQGHQVLVETQAGAGIGFSDDDYIAVGASILPTATDVFAQAEMIVKVKEPQAIERAMLREGQILFTYLHLAPDFPQTDELIKSKAVCIAYETVTDNMGRLPLLAPMSEVAGRMSIQAGAQTLEKSHGGCGLLLGGVPGVEPAKIVVIGGGVVGANAARMAVGLRADVTILDRNIDTLRKLDEEFQGRAKVVYSTEDAIEKHVLAADLVIGAVLIPGAAAPKLVTKAHIAKMKPGAAIVDVAIDQGGCFETSHATTHADPTYIIDDVVHYCVANMPGAVARTSTFALNNATLPYIVKLANKGYRQALLEDQGFLEGLNVIHGKVTCREVAETFNLEYVEAEKAIAMHS
- the yfbV gene encoding terminus macrodomain insulation protein YfbV, giving the protein MNNKVGIVHSLRDGQKYMDTWPMRKELAQLFPEQRIIKATRFGMKVMPAVAAISVLTQMAFSNFQALPQAVIVALFAISMPVQGMWWLGNRSNTQLPPALAGWYREIHHKIVESGFALEPMKSRPRYKELAQLLNRAFRQLDKTSLERWF